A genomic window from Thermococcus celericrescens includes:
- the pyrH gene encoding UMP kinase yields the protein MRIVFDIGGSVLVPDDPDVDFIGKVAYELIKISEDHEVAVVVGGGKVARKYIKAAKTFTPNETFKDYIGIHITRANAMLLIAALGEKAYPFVIQDFRKAWEVIQLKKIPIMGGTHPGHTTDAVSALLAEYLQADLLVVVTNVDGVYDSDPRKNPNAKKLDGITFDQLVEIAMQAESKAGGSGVVDALAAKFIQRGKIRTYIVGKKDAYSLFDVIKGKHSGTVVEP from the coding sequence ATGAGGATAGTCTTCGATATAGGCGGTTCGGTTCTCGTTCCTGACGACCCGGACGTTGATTTTATCGGGAAGGTGGCTTACGAGCTCATCAAGATAAGCGAGGATCACGAGGTTGCCGTGGTAGTCGGCGGCGGAAAGGTGGCGCGCAAGTACATCAAGGCCGCGAAGACCTTCACTCCCAACGAGACCTTCAAGGACTACATCGGCATACACATCACCCGTGCCAATGCCATGCTCCTGATAGCGGCGCTCGGCGAGAAGGCCTATCCCTTCGTAATCCAGGACTTCCGTAAGGCCTGGGAGGTCATCCAGCTCAAGAAGATACCAATAATGGGCGGAACTCACCCCGGCCACACGACCGATGCGGTTTCGGCTCTCCTCGCGGAGTACCTTCAGGCCGACCTTCTCGTCGTGGTGACAAACGTTGACGGCGTCTACGACAGTGACCCGAGGAAGAACCCGAACGCGAAGAAGCTCGACGGGATAACCTTCGACCAGCTCGTCGAGATAGCGATGCAGGCCGAGAGCAAAGCGGGAGGAAGCGGAGTTGTGGATGCCCTCGCCGCCAAGTTCATCCAGCGCGGCAAGATAAGGACATACATCGTGGGCAAGAAGGACGCCTACAGCCTCTTCGATGTGATAAAGGGTAAGCACAGCGGGACGGTTGTGGAGCCGTGA
- a CDS encoding HEPN domain-containing protein, producing the protein MSKNPSVYSTIEISSKLLDKANADLELAKIILNTLEHVPSELESEMRARVIYSLQQACEKTLKAYFLSTFISGMIGLSSFIREQEDRKAGYGKCVSLLKRSRNYTRPKAFGHGFGGFFNYIAELSREYTYGRMKEYMILLFKRMAEDINYAIENGNVHLSDNEKAFVQDSFKIIISLFEDVSDNPSSDLPETESNVQQVHITKDKKEKNRHLRSPKYPCLKATSKEYLGLSKQLEGEFERLKTDVNLTPENIENLAGVVFPESFSKLDVDIVFQAVIDSVKPILAIPLHICLSKYEASSRYPDEWGIPEEDLELGNLNTAVNAVEDLLKSTSRLLPLSSEEDA; encoded by the coding sequence ATGAGTAAGAATCCATCTGTATATAGCACTATTGAAATCTCCAGTAAGCTACTTGATAAGGCGAATGCGGATCTAGAGCTGGCTAAGATTATCTTAAATACCCTAGAACATGTGCCGTCCGAATTGGAAAGTGAGATGAGAGCTAGAGTAATTTACTCTCTGCAACAGGCATGCGAGAAGACACTAAAAGCTTATTTCCTTTCAACATTCATAAGTGGAATGATCGGATTGTCATCATTTATTAGGGAACAAGAAGACAGAAAGGCAGGATATGGAAAATGTGTTTCCCTTTTAAAGCGCTCTAGGAATTATACCCGCCCCAAGGCATTTGGACATGGCTTTGGGGGATTTTTTAATTACATAGCAGAACTCTCAAGAGAATATACATATGGACGAATGAAGGAATACATGATACTTTTGTTTAAACGAATGGCTGAGGATATTAATTATGCCATTGAAAATGGAAATGTACATTTAAGCGACAATGAGAAAGCATTTGTCCAAGACTCTTTTAAAATCATAATCTCATTATTCGAGGACGTATCAGATAACCCCTCCTCTGACCTTCCAGAAACGGAAAGTAATGTGCAACAAGTCCACATAACGAAGGATAAAAAGGAGAAGAATAGACACTTAAGGAGCCCTAAGTATCCCTGTTTGAAAGCAACATCAAAAGAGTATCTTGGGTTGTCAAAACAATTAGAGGGGGAGTTTGAGAGACTAAAGACTGACGTTAATCTAACCCCAGAAAATATCGAGAATTTGGCAGGGGTAGTGTTTCCTGAGAGCTTCTCTAAGCTGGATGTTGATATAGTTTTTCAGGCAGTAATAGATTCTGTCAAACCAATACTAGCGATTCCTTTGCATATATGTTTGTCCAAATATGAAGCTAGCAGTAGATACCCTGATGAATGGGGTATACCCGAAGAAGATTTGGAACTGGGTAATTTAAATACCGCAGTAAACGCGGTGGAAGATTTGTTAAAATCGACATCACGATTATTGCCCCTATCTTCTGAAGAGGACGCCTAA
- a CDS encoding NAD(P)/FAD-dependent oxidoreductase gives MKIVVVGSGTAGSNFALFMRKLDRKAEITVIGKEETMQYSPCALPHVISGTIEKPEDVIVFPNEFYEKQKIQLMLGTEVKSIDRERKVVITDKGEVPYDKLVLAVGSKAFVPPVKGVENEGVFTLKSLDDLRRIKAYIAERKPKKAVVIGAGLIGLEGAEAFAKLGMEVLVVELMDRLMPTMLDKDTAKLVQAEMEKHGVSFRFGVGVSEIIGSPVEAVKIGDEEVPAELVLVATGVRANVDLAKAAGLDVHWGIVVNEHLQTSDPDIYAIGDCAEVIDAVTGQRTLSQLGTSAVRMAKIAAEHIAGKDISFRPVFNTAITELFGLEIGTFGITEERAKKEGIEIAVGKFKGSTKPEYYPGGKPITVKVIFRKSDRKLIGAQIVGGERVWGRIMTLSALAQKDATVDDVVYLETAYAPPISPTIDPISVAAEMALRRFR, from the coding sequence ATGAAAATCGTGGTCGTCGGTTCTGGAACTGCCGGAAGCAACTTCGCGCTGTTCATGCGCAAGCTCGACAGGAAGGCCGAGATAACCGTCATCGGAAAGGAGGAAACCATGCAGTACTCCCCCTGCGCCCTGCCGCACGTCATCAGCGGCACAATAGAGAAGCCGGAGGACGTAATCGTCTTCCCAAACGAGTTCTACGAGAAGCAGAAAATCCAGCTCATGCTCGGAACGGAGGTCAAATCCATAGACCGCGAGAGGAAGGTCGTGATCACCGACAAGGGTGAGGTTCCCTACGACAAGCTCGTTCTGGCTGTGGGCTCAAAGGCCTTCGTCCCGCCGGTAAAGGGCGTTGAGAACGAGGGAGTCTTCACCCTCAAGAGTCTCGACGACTTGAGGAGGATAAAGGCCTACATCGCCGAGAGGAAGCCGAAGAAGGCCGTCGTCATCGGTGCCGGTTTAATCGGCCTCGAAGGGGCTGAAGCCTTCGCGAAGCTCGGCATGGAGGTTCTTGTGGTAGAGCTCATGGACAGGCTTATGCCGACCATGCTCGACAAAGACACCGCCAAGCTCGTACAGGCCGAGATGGAGAAGCACGGCGTTTCCTTCCGCTTCGGAGTTGGGGTCAGCGAGATAATCGGCAGTCCGGTTGAGGCCGTCAAAATCGGCGACGAGGAAGTTCCGGCCGAGCTGGTTCTCGTCGCTACTGGAGTTAGGGCAAACGTCGACCTCGCAAAGGCGGCAGGCCTCGACGTGCACTGGGGCATCGTTGTAAACGAGCACCTCCAGACGAGCGACCCGGACATCTATGCGATAGGCGACTGCGCCGAGGTGATCGACGCCGTTACTGGTCAGAGAACCCTTAGCCAGCTCGGAACGAGCGCGGTGAGGATGGCAAAGATAGCAGCGGAGCACATAGCCGGAAAGGACATCTCCTTCAGGCCGGTCTTCAACACCGCAATAACCGAACTCTTCGGCCTTGAGATAGGCACCTTCGGAATAACCGAGGAGAGGGCAAAGAAGGAGGGCATTGAGATAGCCGTCGGCAAGTTCAAGGGAAGCACAAAACCCGAATACTACCCCGGTGGAAAGCCGATAACGGTTAAGGTAATCTTCAGGAAGTCCGACAGAAAGCTCATCGGCGCCCAGATAGTCGGCGGCGAGCGCGTCTGGGGCAGGATAATGACGCTCTCCGCCCTGGCTCAGAAGGATGCAACGGTTGATGAC